The genomic segment CGTTTCTGTTTCAGAGGATGTTTTATTTCATGTAAATCTGGGAATCAGAGCCCGAGATTTGGAATCCAGTTTCTCGCATTTTCACGATATAATTTGTCAATAACTTCTTTCGGTAGCTTTAGCCCCTGGAAACTTCCTTCAACCTGCCAAACTTCGAGTGTGTTATCCGTCACAAAAAATTCCCAGTCACTTCTCCAGGTATCAGCCGCGAGTTGTCGAACTTCTTCAGGATCAGAAGAGTCATAGAGTTGCAAGTCCGTTGAATACAGTAGACGATCTTGATATTCGATAAAGAACTCCCGCAGAGCTTCGCGATCTTTCTGGGCTAAATACTGCAGGTGTGGAATTCTGTGAGCCATTCCCAAAATCATATTTGGATATTTATCCAGGTGTTCGCTCATCATTTCAATACTCCACTCCATACTTCCGAGGTGAGCTCCGAAAAAAGTCAGGTTCGGATTTTTATCAAGCATGGCATCGCGGGAAGCAATAATCTCTTCGTAAGAGGGATACTCCGGGTGTTGATACATATGATACTGTGGATTGTTTTCGAAATAGTCGCGGTCGTTAGCAACTGTCATCTCATCAAGCGGTAACCAGCAGTTTTTAGGCTCTCCGATATGACCAAAAAGAGGAATGTTCTCATCGGAGAGATATTGAAAAATCGGGTCGAACTGCGGATCGTCGATCATTACGAAATTCCCGTTTTCATCTCTCAATTCCATCCCTATATTTTTCCAAACTTTTACGCCGATGGCTCCATTTTCAAAGGACTGTTCTAAATAATCTAATGTGTTTTGTTGCCAGGTTTCGGAGTCGTTAAATCCTTCCAAAGAAAAAGCAGATGTGTAGGCAAGCCGGTCTGCGCGATCTTCCCGTAATTCAAGAGCTATACGTTGTTGTTCGGCAACTGGCTGCATTCCTCCGCTTGCCACATTCAAAGTGATCATCTTTACATTATCTTCAATGCCCTGTTCAATAACCACTGGGTTTACAGCATTAAGATGGACGTGGGAATCAATTTTTTCAACGGATGTGAAATCTTCAGCACTATAATAATTATCAATCTGATCAGTTTCACTTTGCTCACTTTGGCAAGCGGAAAAAAATAATATTGTGATGAAAATCGGCAGAGAGTAGCAAATACGTGATAGGCTTATTGGAATTTTTGTGGTTTGGGGAATATCAAG from the Balneolaceae bacterium genome contains:
- a CDS encoding amidohydrolase family protein, with protein sequence MNKILLDIPQTTKIPISLSRICYSLPIFITILFFSACQSEQSETDQIDNYYSAEDFTSVEKIDSHVHLNAVNPVVIEQGIEDNVKMITLNVASGGMQPVAEQQRIALELREDRADRLAYTSAFSLEGFNDSETWQQNTLDYLEQSFENGAIGVKVWKNIGMELRDENGNFVMIDDPQFDPIFQYLSDENIPLFGHIGEPKNCWLPLDEMTVANDRDYFENNPQYHMYQHPEYPSYEEIIASRDAMLDKNPNLTFFGAHLGSMEWSIEMMSEHLDKYPNMILGMAHRIPHLQYLAQKDREALREFFIEYQDRLLYSTDLQLYDSSDPEEVRQLAADTWRSDWEFFVTDNTLEVWQVEGSFQGLKLPKEVIDKLYRENARNWIPNLGL